A window of the Choristoneura fumiferana chromosome 30, NRCan_CFum_1, whole genome shotgun sequence genome harbors these coding sequences:
- the LOC141444474 gene encoding protein lifeguard 1-like: MAGVHSDSPPPYHALEEGFKTEDNHFQGTEVIMPPSHDDPDYAYGVLFEHKDNRIGFIQKVILIKLFQILLVTIPLAVFASEPYEIYRMMEHNYNGHSNLLVVSSLLLLAVLGLIHYCDKARFARPYNYLFLLAYPLSFGFFVAVVTWRFGSGEILLSWMLFLITVFFMLVYSILALQSKIEFKTSIGISIAAGSFIVSYALTIPFIYVNAFGVLYCSLALFMLTAYILYDIRLMMSRNYRLHMSPSDFVKAAVIMHIDYRYMIMDIMLKKNTDDDADPVFNNAA, encoded by the exons ATGGCAGGAGTACATTCCGACTCTCCCCCGCCGTACCACGCGCTCGAAGAAGGCTTTAAGACTGAGGACAAT cattTTCAAGGCACAGAAGTGATCATGCCACCCTCTCACGATGATCCTGACTACGCCTACGGGGTGCTGTTTGAACACAAAGACAACAGGATTGGATTCATCCAGAAG GTGATACTTATCAAACTGTTTCAAATCTTACTGGTGACCATACCCTTGGCAGTCTTCGCGTCGGAGCCCTATGAAATTTACAGGATGATGGAACATAACTACAACGGTCACAGCAAtctatt AGTGGTGTCATCGCTCCTGCTTTTGGCAGTGCTAGGGTTGATTCACTACTGCGACAAAGCTCGGTTCGCCAGGCCCTATAACTACTTGTTCCTTCTGGCTTACCCGCTGTCCTTCGGCTTCTTCGTCGCTGTGGTGACGTGGCGATTTGGTTCAGGAgag ATTCTCTTATCCTGGATGCTGTTCCTTATCACCGTGTTCTTCATGCTGGTATACAGCATCTTGGCGTTGCAATCCAAGATCGAATTCAAGACCAGCATTGGTATTTCCATCGCTGCTGGCAGCTTCATTGTGTCATATG CGTTGACGATCCCGTTTATCTACGTAAATGCGTTTGGCGTCCTGTACTGTTCGCTAGCGCTATTCATGCTGACTGCATACATTCTGTACGACATCCGACTCATGATGTCCAGGAACTACCGCCTCCATATGTCACCCTCTGACTTCGTGAAGGCTGCTGTCATCATGCATATCGACTACCGCTATATGATCATGGATATTATGTTAAAGAAGAACACGGACGACGACGCCGATCCAGTATTTAATAATGCCGCATGA